In the Telopea speciosissima isolate NSW1024214 ecotype Mountain lineage chromosome 2, Tspe_v1, whole genome shotgun sequence genome, one interval contains:
- the LOC122649961 gene encoding indole-3-pyruvate monooxygenase YUCCA6-like, protein MDFLREREGKMVHDPLFGKKMDKSTGRCVWVPGPVIVGAGPSGLATAACLKERGIQSVILERDGCIASLWQLKTYDRLRLHLPKQFCELPLMPFPPSFPTYPAKEQFLEYLESYAKVFDISPVFNETVKNAEYDQSLGFWQVKTVGLKEEETEYVCRWLVVATGENAEAVLPEIEGLREFIGPKVHTSQYKNGKTLDGKKVLVVGCGNSGMEVCLDLCNYNARPSLVVRDAVHVLPREMLGKSTFGLSMWLIKWFPVRLVDRFLLLVSRLLLGDTSRFGLYRPTIGPLELKSMTGKTPVLDVGTLSKIKSGEIKVCRSIKRLTCHAAEFVDGEIEDFHAIIFATGYKSNVPTWLKDRDLFSEEDGYPKKPYPNGWKGECGLYTVGFTKRGLMGASMDARRIAQDIERCWKAESKHLTAFASPPPRPPPPPSS, encoded by the exons ATGGATTttttgagagaaagagaaggcaaaATGGTTCATGACCCCCTCTTTGGAAAGAAGATGGATAAAAGTACAGGGAGATGTGTGTGGGTGCCTGGTCCGGTCATTGTCGGTGCCGGCCCATCTGGTCTGGCCACGGCCGCTTGTCTTAAGGAAAGAGGAATTCAAAGCGTGATCCTTGAGAGGGATGGATGTATAGCTTCTCTTTGGCAGCTCAAGACTTACGACCGCCTTCGTCTTCATCTCCCCAAGCAATTCTGTGAGCTGCCCCTTATGCCATTCCCTCCCAGCTTCCCTACTTATCCAGCTAAGGAGCAATTTTTGGAATACTTGGAATCCTATGCCAAGGTGTTTGATATAAGTCCTGTGTTCAACGAAACTGTGAAGAACGCAGAGTATGATCAGAGCCTTGGGTTTTGGCAAGTGAAGACTGTGGGTTTGAAGGAGGAAGAGACAGAGTATGTCTGCCGGTGGTTGGTGGTGGCTACCGGAGAGAATGCAGAGGCAGTTTTGCCGGAGATTGAAGGGTTACGTGAGTTTATTGGGCCCAAAGTACACACGAGTCAATATAAAAACGGTAAGACCTTGGACGGCAAGAAAGTGCTGGTGGTTGGTTGTGGGAATTCCGGGATGGAAGTTTGTTTGGACCTCTGCAACTATAATGCTCGCCCATCTCTAGTGGTCAGAGACGCA GTGCATGTCTTGCCACGAGAGATGCTAGGGAAATCAACTTTCGGGCTATCCATGTGGTTAATCAAGTGGTTCCCAGTACGCCTAGTCGATCGCTTCTTACTACTTGTCTCTCGCCTCTTGCTCGGCGATACTTCACGATTCGGCCTCTACCGCCCAACCATAGGCCCACTGGAGCTTAAGAGCATGACAGGCAAGACCCCAGTGTTAGACGTAGGCACTCTCTCAAAGATCAAATCCGGCGAAATCAAGGTTTGCAGATCTATAAAGCGATTAACGTGTCACGCAGCAGAGTTCGTTGATGGAGAGATTGAAGATTTCCACGCCATTATCTTTGCTACTGGTTACAAAAGCAACGTTCCTACGTGGTTAAAG GATAGAGATTTGTTTTCGGAGGAAGATGGGTACCCTAAGAAGCCATACCCTAACGGATGGAaaggggagtgtggcctatacACAGTGGGGTTCACAAAACGTGGATTAATGGGTGCTTCGATGGATGCCAGAAGGATAGCCCAAGACATCGAGCGATGTTGGAAAGCTGAGTCCAAGCATTTAACTGCCTTTGCATCTCCTCCTCCAcgaccaccacctccaccatcatCATGA